In Sulfitobacter sp. M39, the following proteins share a genomic window:
- a CDS encoding TolC family protein, whose translation MCAAALALSGCMSNFGSGMMPGDLMQSDIVSRFRTPDASQAIKPTYAEKITADSQIIQGLALRSSVLPDDTVSDQVASAVLAANSRTAEAELRAATLRSEAASKNWLPKIGPQVSLTSLGSLAANLVVDQVLFDNGRRAGERAFAVADVEVAAVSLAQDTNDRVATALKLYTNAIEARDTAALNRVALKDMTHFEWVMQERVKGGVSDVSDLTILRQKLLEIRATLDASVEREATSMSELNAMSIRPLDTLHGLPEVPVNSFAGAPLSVVRAEAEKTRAIAAAKVERAGLLPGLSAGATIGEGGGAGLSLESDQLLGLGTKASLDASAMAEETATRKVRQSVEDANRALRRLEKQLSATTRQTAEAATLATQAKRNLDLFQEQYDAGQRQVMDVVGVYETYSRQQQSQITLKYEAVRLKIEMAQIQGVLADGSAI comes from the coding sequence ATGTGCGCAGCAGCGCTGGCCCTATCCGGCTGCATGTCGAATTTCGGCAGCGGCATGATGCCCGGTGACCTGATGCAATCTGACATCGTGTCCCGGTTCCGCACCCCCGATGCCTCGCAGGCGATCAAACCCACCTACGCCGAAAAAATCACCGCAGACAGCCAGATCATCCAGGGTCTGGCGCTGCGGTCTTCTGTTCTGCCCGATGACACCGTGTCGGATCAGGTTGCCTCTGCCGTGCTGGCCGCCAACAGCCGTACCGCCGAGGCAGAGCTGCGCGCCGCCACCCTCCGCTCGGAAGCGGCGAGCAAGAACTGGTTGCCCAAGATCGGGCCGCAGGTCAGCTTGACATCTTTGGGGTCGCTGGCCGCCAATTTGGTGGTGGATCAGGTGCTGTTTGACAATGGCCGCCGTGCGGGTGAACGCGCCTTTGCCGTGGCCGATGTCGAGGTCGCTGCCGTGTCGCTGGCGCAAGATACGAACGACCGCGTGGCGACCGCGCTGAAGCTCTATACCAACGCGATCGAGGCGCGCGATACCGCCGCGCTGAACCGTGTCGCGCTTAAGGATATGACGCATTTCGAATGGGTGATGCAGGAACGGGTCAAAGGCGGCGTGTCCGATGTGTCCGACCTGACCATCCTGCGCCAGAAACTCCTTGAAATCCGCGCAACGCTTGATGCCTCCGTCGAACGCGAAGCCACGTCGATGTCCGAGCTGAACGCCATGTCGATCCGCCCGCTGGATACGCTGCACGGCCTGCCCGAAGTGCCCGTGAACAGCTTTGCCGGTGCGCCTTTGTCCGTGGTGCGTGCCGAGGCCGAAAAGACCCGCGCCATCGCCGCCGCCAAGGTGGAACGCGCCGGATTGCTGCCGGGGCTGTCGGCGGGTGCGACCATCGGTGAAGGGGGCGGCGCAGGGCTGAGCCTTGAATCGGATCAGCTTCTGGGTCTGGGCACCAAAGCCTCGCTTGATGCGTCGGCGATGGCCGAGGAAACCGCGACCCGCAAGGTCCGGCAATCGGTCGAGGATGCCAATCGCGCGCTTCGCCGTCTGGAAAAACAGCTTAGCGCCACGACCCGTCAGACCGCCGAAGCAGCGACCCTCGCGACACAGGCCAAACGCAACCTCGACCTGTTTCAGGAACAATATGACGCCGGTCAGCGTCAGGTCATGGATGTTGTCGGCGTCTACGAGACCTATTCGCGTCAGCAGCAGTCGCAGATCACCCTCAAGTACGAGGCCGTGCGTCTGAAGATCGAGATGGCGCAGATACAGGGCGTGTTGGCGGACGGGAGCGCGATTTGA
- a CDS encoding ATP-binding cassette domain-containing protein: MTQKPTFTLTITNGNQGRMAAADAPQPKAENANRPEDRLMARAKLAATYAGLLGVTTAPRDIFEIVATAPLQGNDPQVEAEALARGMESAGLVTQVSRARGISKDMWPALAYMTSGQVLLVMGQQRGDLILYDTTCTDNRAMVPISDFKPFFAGLILRAEASLKTVAETHNTDGAPAHWFWGQFPRFRRQLIEVATGSFVANLLAVAVALFSLQVYDRVIPHQSEATLWVLAAGAGLALLMEAFLKMARARLMDGAGRQIELSVQDILMRRLLGMRSDTRGQAPNQLFSAMREFGSVREFFTASTIGTIADIPFIFVFLFLVASIAGNVVWVLVLGGILMLVPGFFLQKKAIQLTQETQGASTKSSRLLHEAIFELDTVKTQRAEDRVLRLWTELNTLSSVKSSEQRKLASFLTFWSQGVQQATYVAAVIVGTYLVFAGEFTVGSIIAVGILTGRTLGPLTQLSGTMARWGNVKGALDGLDAIVAAPQDTAEARTYLRREKLKGQFELRDVIFRYEDDGAPTVDIKGMLIQPGQHVAVLGANGSGKSTLLKMLSGLYAPTEGRILVDGTELGQIEPRDLRRLIGYLGQDVRLFSGTLRDNLNLTMLERDDDRLHAALDFAGLGPFVRNHHKGLDLEIKDAGAGLSIGQRQSIGWARLWLQDPAICLLDEPTAALDQRLEATLVSRLQSWMAGRTAIIATHRAPILALTERTLVLQDGRMTIDGPKEKVLAHLAGQKGHVA; encoded by the coding sequence TTGACCCAGAAGCCGACCTTTACGCTGACAATCACCAACGGCAATCAGGGTCGGATGGCGGCGGCGGATGCCCCCCAGCCCAAGGCAGAGAACGCCAACCGCCCCGAAGACCGTCTGATGGCGCGGGCCAAACTGGCCGCGACCTATGCCGGATTGCTGGGCGTCACCACCGCGCCACGCGACATCTTTGAAATCGTCGCGACGGCCCCCTTGCAAGGCAATGATCCGCAGGTAGAGGCCGAAGCACTGGCCCGCGGGATGGAAAGCGCAGGGCTGGTGACACAAGTCAGCCGGGCGCGAGGGATCTCCAAGGATATGTGGCCTGCGCTGGCCTATATGACCTCGGGGCAGGTCTTGCTTGTCATGGGGCAGCAGCGCGGTGATCTGATCCTGTATGACACAACCTGCACCGACAATCGCGCGATGGTGCCAATCAGCGATTTCAAACCCTTCTTTGCGGGGCTGATCCTGCGGGCCGAAGCCTCGCTGAAAACCGTGGCCGAAACCCATAACACCGATGGCGCGCCTGCGCATTGGTTCTGGGGGCAGTTTCCGCGCTTTCGTCGCCAGCTGATAGAGGTCGCGACAGGGTCTTTCGTGGCCAACCTGCTGGCCGTCGCTGTGGCGCTGTTTTCCTTGCAGGTCTATGACCGTGTGATCCCGCATCAGTCCGAAGCGACGCTTTGGGTGCTCGCCGCCGGTGCGGGGCTCGCGTTGCTGATGGAGGCTTTCCTCAAGATGGCGCGGGCGCGTCTGATGGATGGGGCAGGGCGGCAGATCGAGCTGTCGGTGCAAGACATCCTGATGCGTCGATTGCTGGGGATGCGGTCCGACACGCGCGGGCAAGCCCCCAACCAGCTGTTTTCCGCGATGCGAGAATTCGGATCGGTGCGCGAATTCTTTACTGCGTCGACCATTGGCACGATCGCGGATATCCCCTTTATCTTCGTGTTCCTCTTCCTCGTGGCCAGCATTGCGGGCAATGTGGTCTGGGTGCTGGTGCTTGGCGGTATCTTGATGCTGGTGCCGGGGTTCTTTCTGCAAAAGAAAGCGATCCAGCTGACGCAGGAGACCCAAGGGGCCTCGACCAAATCCTCGCGGCTGCTGCACGAGGCGATATTCGAACTGGATACGGTCAAGACCCAGCGGGCAGAGGACCGCGTGCTGCGTCTGTGGACCGAACTGAACACGCTGTCGTCCGTCAAATCGTCAGAGCAACGCAAGCTCGCGTCCTTCCTCACGTTCTGGAGCCAAGGGGTCCAGCAGGCCACCTATGTCGCGGCGGTCATCGTGGGCACCTATCTGGTGTTTGCGGGGGAATTTACCGTGGGGTCGATCATCGCGGTCGGTATCCTGACGGGCCGGACGCTGGGGCCGCTGACGCAGCTTTCGGGCACGATGGCGCGGTGGGGCAATGTCAAAGGCGCGCTTGACGGGCTCGACGCGATTGTCGCCGCGCCGCAGGACACCGCAGAGGCGCGCACCTATCTGCGCCGCGAAAAGCTGAAAGGCCAGTTCGAACTGCGCGACGTGATCTTCCGTTACGAAGATGACGGCGCACCGACGGTGGACATTAAGGGCATGTTGATCCAGCCGGGGCAGCATGTCGCCGTGCTGGGGGCCAATGGATCGGGCAAATCGACACTGCTGAAGATGCTCAGCGGGCTTTATGCTCCGACCGAAGGGCGCATTCTGGTGGACGGCACAGAGCTTGGCCAGATCGAGCCGCGCGACCTGCGCCGGCTGATCGGCTATCTGGGACAGGACGTGCGCCTGTTCTCGGGCACGCTGCGCGATAACCTGAACCTCACCATGCTGGAACGCGACGACGACCGCCTGCACGCCGCGCTTGATTTTGCGGGTCTGGGGCCGTTTGTGCGCAACCACCACAAGGGGCTGGACCTAGAGATCAAAGACGCAGGCGCGGGCCTGTCCATCGGGCAGCGTCAGTCCATCGGCTGGGCGCGCCTGTGGTTGCAGGATCCGGCGATCTGCCTGCTGGACGAACCCACCGCAGCGCTGGACCAAAGGCTGGAGGCGACGCTGGTCTCGCGGTTGCAAAGCTGGATGGCAGGGCGCACCGCGATCATCGCAACCCACCGCGCCCCGATCCTTGCGCTGACCGAACGCACACTGGTGCTGCAGGATGGCCGCATGACCATCGACGGGCCCAAGGAAAAAGTGCTTGCCCATCTGGCGGGCCAGAAGGGGCATGTGGCATGA
- a CDS encoding HlyD family type I secretion periplasmic adaptor subunit, with translation MNSLSTTPLGAQMSGQMRGPSMVIWLCGASVLVFLLWAAFAWVDEIVRAEGSMISSSRPQIIQNLEGGILAELAVGEGDHVEKGDVLARLHGTQFQSAVDDLRDQISAFEIRRLRLEAELAGQYDFDVPDAFATRTPDIVASERALLKARQSDFVSRSEGAGRVLTEALKERELLENMLKKKIVSLIEVTRARKTHADARIKLDEIVTGTELERAQEYSDVLKELATLKQNLKASTDQLNRTVLVSPLRGIVNNLSVTTIGGVVRPGEEILQIIPLDEELFVEARVKPEDIAGVRPGQEATVKLSAYDYTIYGTLKGTVKLISADTFKDERSRAPDGDPHYKVTLQVDTEHLTPRQASLQIRPGMQASVELHTGSKTVLQYLLKPLYKSKEAFREP, from the coding sequence ATGAACAGTCTCAGCACCACGCCACTGGGCGCGCAGATGTCGGGGCAGATGCGGGGGCCGTCTATGGTGATCTGGCTCTGCGGCGCATCGGTGCTGGTCTTCCTGCTGTGGGCTGCCTTTGCCTGGGTCGATGAAATCGTGCGCGCCGAAGGGTCGATGATTTCCAGCTCGCGGCCCCAGATCATCCAGAACCTTGAAGGCGGTATTCTGGCAGAACTTGCCGTGGGCGAGGGCGACCATGTGGAAAAGGGCGACGTGTTGGCCCGTCTGCATGGCACCCAGTTCCAATCCGCCGTGGACGACCTGCGCGACCAGATCAGCGCCTTTGAAATCCGCCGTCTGCGTCTGGAGGCAGAGCTGGCCGGACAGTACGACTTTGACGTGCCCGACGCTTTCGCCACGCGCACGCCCGATATCGTCGCCTCTGAACGGGCATTGCTGAAAGCGCGGCAATCGGACTTTGTCTCGCGCTCCGAAGGGGCGGGGCGGGTGCTGACCGAGGCGTTGAAAGAGCGTGAGCTGCTTGAGAATATGCTCAAGAAAAAGATCGTTTCGCTGATCGAGGTGACGCGCGCGCGCAAGACCCATGCGGATGCGCGGATCAAGCTGGACGAGATCGTCACCGGCACAGAGCTGGAGCGCGCGCAGGAATATTCCGATGTCCTCAAAGAACTGGCGACGCTGAAACAGAACCTCAAGGCGAGCACGGACCAGCTGAACCGCACCGTCCTGGTCAGCCCCCTGCGCGGCATCGTCAACAATCTTAGCGTGACCACCATCGGCGGCGTCGTGCGCCCGGGCGAGGAGATTTTGCAGATCATCCCGTTGGACGAAGAGCTTTTCGTCGAGGCCCGCGTCAAGCCCGAAGACATCGCCGGCGTGCGCCCCGGCCAAGAGGCGACGGTAAAGCTGTCGGCCTATGACTATACGATTTACGGCACGTTGAAGGGCACGGTCAAATTGATCTCGGCCGATACGTTCAAGGACGAACGATCCCGCGCGCCGGATGGGGATCCGCACTATAAGGTCACGTTGCAGGTGGACACAGAACACCTCACCCCGCGGCAGGCGTCTTTGCAAATCCGACCCGGCATGCAGGCAAGTGTGGAACTGCACACAGGGTCAAAGACGGTTCTGCAGTATCTGTTGAAGCCGCTTTACAAGTCCAAAGAGGCGTTTCGGGAGCCGTAG
- the dtd gene encoding D-aminoacyl-tRNA deacylase — MRALLQRVSNASVTVDGQIIGQIEHGLLIFVCAMPDDTHATAQGLAQKIAKLRLFKDDAGKMNRSLPDTGGSALIVSQFTLAADTSRGTRPGFSRAAKPDQAKTLYEDFIACVDALGIPVQTGSFGADMSVALTNDGPVTLWLDTENP, encoded by the coding sequence ATGCGCGCACTCCTACAACGCGTCAGCAACGCCTCCGTCACTGTCGACGGTCAGATCATCGGTCAAATCGAACACGGGCTGCTGATCTTCGTCTGCGCCATGCCCGACGATACACATGCGACCGCGCAAGGACTGGCACAAAAGATCGCCAAACTGCGTCTGTTCAAAGATGACGCGGGCAAAATGAACCGCAGCCTGCCGGATACGGGCGGCAGCGCGCTGATTGTCAGCCAGTTCACCCTTGCCGCCGATACCTCCCGCGGGACCCGCCCCGGTTTCTCGCGCGCCGCCAAGCCCGATCAGGCCAAAACGCTATACGAAGATTTCATAGCCTGCGTCGACGCCCTCGGCATTCCCGTCCAAACCGGTTCATTCGGAGCCGATATGTCCGTCGCGCTCACCAACGACGGCCCCGTCACCCTCTGGCTCGACACAGAAAACCCCTGA
- a CDS encoding nitroreductase family protein, which produces MTPIDTFTDILRARSSCRAFRPDPVDDAIITRIVDAARHVPSWCNAQPWQLTITKGAATDRFRDALALEIAKGTPPAPDLDWPASYSGVYGDRRRTCGFQLYDAVGIEKSDHAGRMAQMMRNYALFDAPHVAIVTSPAELGAYGAMDSGGFVTAFTLAATALGVATIAQAAVAAYAPTVRQHFDLPQDRLILCAISFGYADDTAPINRFRTQRATPEDIIDWKS; this is translated from the coding sequence ATGACCCCGATCGATACATTCACCGACATCTTGCGCGCGCGTTCTTCGTGCCGCGCCTTTCGCCCCGATCCGGTCGACGACGCGATCATCACCCGTATCGTCGACGCGGCGCGCCACGTGCCGTCGTGGTGCAATGCGCAGCCTTGGCAGCTCACCATCACCAAAGGGGCCGCGACCGACCGCTTCCGCGACGCCCTGGCGCTAGAGATTGCCAAAGGCACGCCCCCCGCCCCGGATCTGGACTGGCCCGCCTCTTACAGCGGCGTCTACGGCGACCGGCGGCGGACCTGCGGGTTCCAGCTTTATGACGCCGTCGGGATCGAGAAATCGGACCATGCGGGCCGCATGGCGCAGATGATGCGGAACTATGCCTTGTTTGACGCGCCCCATGTGGCGATCGTGACCTCCCCGGCAGAGCTTGGGGCCTACGGCGCGATGGACAGCGGCGGCTTTGTCACGGCCTTTACGCTGGCGGCAACGGCGCTTGGGGTGGCCACCATTGCCCAAGCCGCCGTGGCTGCCTATGCGCCCACCGTGCGACAGCATTTCGACCTGCCGCAAGACCGCCTGATCCTTTGCGCGATCTCCTTTGGCTATGCAGATGACACAGCACCGATCAACCGGTTCCGGACGCAGCGTGCCACCCCTGAAGACATCATCGATTGGAAATCCTGA
- a CDS encoding TFIIB-type zinc finger domain-containing protein, with protein sequence MPASTGFDDPDLPPTPAEEHRFPCDTCGSDLRFDPERYLLVCDHCGNTEEISGTRGLHNPIAELDFQAALASALPQSQMEDTRVTTCPNCAAQVEFDPGKHATECPFCATPVVIDTGVNRHIKPRAVLPFGLTENTARDAMTDWLGSLWFAPNGLQEYARKGRKMQGIYVPYWTYDADTRSSYSGERGTVYYVTQTVMRDGKRVQQQVPKIRWRATSGRVARFFDDVLVLASKSLPKRFTDALAPWDLAALEPYAPEYLAGFRAEAYAVTLDEGYAQAREVMDAMIQRDVRFDIGGDRQRIHNIQTQVGDVTFKHILLPVWLAAYKYRGKTYRFVVNGRTGSVQGERPYSAVKITFAVILGLIVAGVVGYFMALQK encoded by the coding sequence ATGCCCGCCAGCACCGGCTTTGACGACCCCGACCTGCCCCCCACACCGGCCGAGGAACACCGGTTCCCCTGTGACACCTGCGGGTCCGATCTGCGGTTTGATCCCGAAAGATATCTGCTGGTCTGCGACCACTGCGGCAATACCGAAGAGATTTCAGGCACGCGCGGCCTGCATAACCCCATCGCCGAGCTTGATTTCCAGGCCGCACTGGCCAGCGCGCTACCCCAATCGCAGATGGAGGATACACGGGTCACAACCTGCCCCAACTGCGCCGCACAGGTAGAGTTCGACCCCGGCAAACACGCCACCGAATGTCCGTTCTGCGCGACCCCTGTGGTGATCGATACCGGTGTGAACCGCCACATCAAACCCCGCGCCGTACTGCCCTTTGGCCTGACCGAAAATACCGCACGCGATGCCATGACTGACTGGCTGGGCAGCCTGTGGTTTGCCCCCAATGGCCTGCAGGAATACGCACGCAAGGGCCGCAAGATGCAAGGCATCTATGTGCCCTACTGGACCTATGACGCCGACACGCGCTCCAGCTATTCGGGCGAAAGGGGCACGGTCTATTACGTCACCCAGACCGTCATGCGCGACGGCAAACGGGTGCAGCAGCAGGTGCCGAAAATCCGCTGGCGGGCGACCTCGGGTCGGGTGGCGCGGTTCTTTGATGATGTGCTGGTGCTGGCGTCGAAATCGCTCCCCAAAAGGTTCACCGATGCGCTGGCCCCGTGGGATCTGGCGGCCCTTGAACCCTATGCCCCGGAATACCTCGCCGGTTTTCGCGCCGAAGCCTATGCGGTGACGCTTGATGAAGGCTATGCGCAGGCACGCGAGGTGATGGACGCGATGATCCAGCGTGATGTGCGTTTTGATATCGGCGGCGACCGTCAGCGCATCCACAATATCCAGACGCAGGTCGGCGATGTGACGTTCAAACATATCCTGCTGCCGGTCTGGCTGGCAGCTTACAAGTATCGCGGCAAGACCTATCGTTTTGTGGTCAACGGCCGCACAGGCAGCGTACAGGGCGAACGCCCCTATTCCGCTGTAAAAATCACCTTTGCCGTGATCCTTGGCCTGATTGTCGCCGGGGTCGTTGGCTATTTTATGGCGCTGCAAAAATGA
- a CDS encoding cytochrome b/b6 domain-containing protein, whose amino-acid sequence MTPRRRPLLPHRRTLMKLLHWGMVPLFIWFLLVQPADVARIGPAAVRFHSVMGLVFVSAALLWWVSYIRRGLLGRPGPKLRGWARWLHPVLHKTLIWGIFGVALTGLLIGVTSTVQLWAGGIVPIAVPLDMPRANDLVGLIHSIEFYALAGIALAHAVFHIWRHLRLHDNALRIMAPKVLHRFL is encoded by the coding sequence ATGACCCCACGCCGTCGCCCCTTGCTGCCCCACCGTCGGACCCTGATGAAGCTTTTGCATTGGGGCATGGTGCCTTTGTTTATCTGGTTCCTGCTGGTGCAGCCGGCGGATGTGGCGCGGATCGGGCCTGCGGCGGTGCGGTTCCATTCGGTCATGGGCTTGGTCTTTGTCAGCGCGGCCCTGTTGTGGTGGGTGTCCTACATCCGGCGCGGCTTGCTGGGGCGCCCCGGCCCCAAGCTTCGGGGCTGGGCCCGTTGGCTGCATCCGGTGCTGCACAAGACATTGATCTGGGGTATCTTCGGCGTCGCCCTGACAGGGCTGCTGATCGGGGTGACCTCGACCGTGCAGCTTTGGGCCGGTGGGATCGTCCCGATTGCCGTGCCCCTTGATATGCCGCGCGCCAACGACCTCGTCGGGCTGATCCACAGCATCGAATTCTACGCTCTTGCAGGCATCGCACTGGCCCATGCCGTATTTCACATCTGGCGTCACCTTCGCCTGCACGACAACGCCCTGCGCATCATGGCCCCTAAAGTGCTGCACCGTTTTTTGTGA
- a CDS encoding SPFH domain-containing protein codes for MGILDFLSGQFIDVIHWTDDTRDTMVSRFEREGHEIKYGAKLTVREGQAAVFVHEGQLADVFTPGLYMLETNNMPIMTSLQHWDHGFKSPFKSEIYFVNTTRFNDLKWGTKNPIIVRDPEFGPVRLRSYGTYSVKVSDPARFLTEIVGTDGEFTMDEISYQIRNIIVQEFSRSIALSNIPVMDMAANTRELGKLVSTEISATIAEYGLTIPELYIENISLPPAVEEVMDKRSSMGVIGDLNKFTQFQAAEALGHEGAAGAAMQTGLGAGLGMQMGQAAAAQAGPWGPRPAAAAPAAQTPPPPPQPEKVWHLAENGQTKGPFSKAALGRMATDGGLTRETYVWTPGQDGWLKADDVAELAQLFTVLPPPPPPA; via the coding sequence ATGGGTATTCTCGATTTTCTCTCTGGCCAATTCATCGACGTTATCCATTGGACGGACGACACCCGCGACACGATGGTGTCCCGGTTCGAGCGCGAAGGCCACGAGATCAAATACGGGGCCAAGCTGACGGTGCGCGAAGGGCAAGCGGCGGTCTTTGTCCACGAAGGCCAGCTGGCTGATGTGTTCACGCCCGGCCTTTATATGCTTGAAACCAACAACATGCCGATCATGACATCGCTGCAGCATTGGGATCACGGCTTCAAAAGCCCCTTCAAGTCCGAGATCTATTTCGTCAACACCACCCGTTTCAACGATCTGAAATGGGGCACCAAGAACCCGATCATCGTGCGCGACCCCGAATTCGGCCCCGTGCGCCTGCGTTCCTATGGCACTTACTCTGTCAAAGTGTCGGACCCCGCGCGGTTCCTGACCGAAATTGTGGGCACCGATGGTGAATTCACCATGGACGAGATCAGCTATCAAATCCGCAATATCATCGTGCAGGAATTCTCGCGCAGCATCGCGCTGTCCAATATTCCGGTCATGGATATGGCCGCCAATACCCGTGAGCTGGGCAAACTGGTGAGCACCGAAATCTCGGCCACCATTGCAGAATACGGGCTGACCATCCCCGAACTTTATATCGAAAACATCTCGCTCCCCCCCGCCGTGGAGGAAGTGATGGACAAACGGTCGTCGATGGGGGTGATCGGGGATTTGAACAAGTTCACGCAGTTCCAGGCGGCAGAGGCATTGGGCCACGAGGGCGCTGCGGGCGCAGCAATGCAGACCGGTCTGGGCGCCGGATTGGGCATGCAGATGGGCCAGGCCGCCGCCGCGCAGGCAGGCCCATGGGGCCCGCGCCCCGCGGCTGCGGCCCCCGCTGCACAGACGCCACCGCCCCCGCCGCAACCTGAAAAGGTCTGGCATCTGGCAGAGAACGGCCAGACCAAGGGCCCGTTTTCAAAGGCCGCATTGGGCCGAATGGCCACAGATGGCGGGTTGACCCGCGAGACCTATGTCTGGACCCCCGGTCAGGATGGCTGGCTTAAAGCAGACGATGTGGCCGAGCTGGCGCAGCTCTTTACCGTGCTGCCGCCCCCGCCGCCTCCTGCGTAA
- a CDS encoding DUF2927 domain-containing protein, with protein sequence MVWQRLGRTGWIGTAAVVAALAACTPQPPVEPTLKPIARPDTPPAPPPVVAKPTSQKSAKLRSYFNQVQQAQLSQGLLRRDGGGQDTPFTADMLVRNFEQIAFYNEYNATLTGRGDKTPMRRWERPVRMEVVFGDSVPPSERDRDAASIRDYATRLAATTQHSITVGGKPNFIVIIAGEDDRPAALAQAAERIPGVTAESLAALSDLRRDTYCIVAAYAGGADPSTYTAAVAVIRAENPSLMRLSCIHEELAQGLGLANDSPTARPSIFNDDDEFALLTRHDELLLKMLYDPRLHAGMTAEEATPVARKIAFELIGGPV encoded by the coding sequence ATGGTATGGCAACGGTTGGGGCGAACAGGATGGATCGGCACGGCGGCTGTGGTCGCCGCGCTGGCCGCCTGCACCCCGCAGCCCCCTGTTGAACCGACGCTGAAACCCATCGCGCGCCCCGACACGCCGCCGGCCCCTCCCCCCGTGGTGGCCAAGCCGACGTCGCAAAAAAGCGCCAAGCTGCGCAGCTATTTCAACCAAGTGCAGCAGGCCCAGTTGAGCCAGGGATTGCTGCGCCGGGATGGTGGCGGGCAGGACACGCCCTTTACCGCCGACATGCTGGTGCGTAACTTTGAACAGATCGCTTTTTACAACGAATATAACGCCACCCTGACCGGACGCGGCGACAAAACCCCCATGCGCCGCTGGGAACGCCCCGTCCGGATGGAGGTCGTCTTTGGCGACAGCGTCCCCCCGTCCGAACGTGACCGCGATGCGGCCTCGATCCGCGACTATGCCACCCGCCTCGCCGCCACGACGCAGCACTCCATCACCGTGGGCGGCAAGCCGAACTTTATTGTGATTATCGCGGGCGAGGATGACCGCCCCGCCGCCCTTGCCCAAGCCGCCGAACGCATCCCCGGTGTGACCGCCGAAAGCCTTGCCGCGCTTAGCGATCTGCGCCGCGATACCTATTGCATCGTCGCCGCCTATGCCGGTGGCGCGGACCCAAGCACCTATACCGCTGCCGTTGCCGTCATCCGAGCCGAGAACCCATCGCTTATGCGGCTGTCGTGTATCCATGAAGAACTTGCGCAGGGCCTTGGCCTTGCCAACGACAGCCCCACCGCACGCCCGTCGATCTTTAACGATGACGATGAATTCGCGCTGCTCACCCGTCACGACGAGCTGCTGCTGAAAATGCTCTATGACCCGCGCTTGCACGCCGGCATGACCGCCGAAGAGGCAACCCCCGTGGCCCGCAAGATCGCGTTCGAACTGATCGGCGGGCCCGTTTAA